One Thermodesulfobium sp. 4217-1 genomic window, ACCTAAGAACTCATCTTCTTCTAAAAATAATTATACAGTCTTAATATTAAGTGTCAATTAATACATTTTAAAGGGGTCTCTCTTAATGGCCTTTATGAGTTCGTTTATACGTTCCACCATACGTTTGTCGTTTTTTTGCCAATAAAGATAGTCTTCCCATGCATTTGATGAGAAAATAATGTCCATTTATTATTCCATCAAGTTATGCTTTTCGCCTTTGTTTTCCAGTAATCCCTGAGTAGACTCATGCAACCTTGTTGCGTTATTAATGCTTTTTAACAAGTAAGCGGTTTCTTCGTATGAGCGTAAATTCTCTTCAGATATCAAAACGACATTGCCCTTTTTTCTACGAACTATAGTTATTGGCGTATGGTCTGTTGTAACTTTGTCCATTATTTTTGCTAATTTAGATCTGGCTTTAGAATAAAATATTGTTTCCATAAACTCACCTCTCTTTTAATAGACTTGTACATATTATTGTACATTTTAAATAATCAATCTATCTTTTACAGTTAGTAATAATTAAAAAGTCCGTACTTGTTGAAAATACGGGTTTTTTTGATATTCGATTGTGTATAAATTATGTTGTGCTACAAAAATATTTTTTAGGAATTTATTGAACACCCCTTGTCCTATCTTTTACAGCTAGTAACAATGAAAAAGCCCATACTTGTTAAAAATACGGGATTTTTTGATACTCGATTGCGTATAAATTATGTTATGCTACAAAAAATTTCCACACAGTTTTACAGCAACCAACTAAAACCTACTCTCCTTGAATCTTTCGTGACTAAAATCGTAAGCTTCCAACCTCACAATTAAAATTTCCTGCACAAATCGTCCTCGCAAATTGCTAATTCCACAGTTGTAAATTCGGACAGTTTTATTTCTGGAAGTTGCAAAACCCAAAATATGCAACAACTCTATGTAAAATAAAAAAGCCCCTAAATGCCTTTGTATTAAGGATTTAGGAGCTTTTTTTATTTTATTTGCTGCAAAAGTCATGATACAGTCTTAGTGCTAAGTGTTAATGTAAAAAAATTACTTACTTAATAAACTTGTCTTTGGACCAATTGCCCTGCATTATTATAGTTCCATCCTTTGCATAGTATGTGCCATATCCGTCTCTGTACCAGTTCACAAAGTTGCCTTCGTAATAAGTTCCATTCGCCCAGGTATATACCCCTTTGCCATTGGCTGCATTATTTGCAAAATCTCCGACATAGCTGTCACCGTTTGGCCAGGTAAATGTGCCCTTGCCAGACTCAGCATCGTTCACAAAGTTGCCTTCATACTTGTCACCGTTTGTCCAGGTCAGAGTGCCCTGTCCATTTCTTTTGTCGTTTTGGAATCCACCGACATATTGCGTGCCGTCTGACCATATCAGAGTGCCCTGTCCCGATCTTGAGTCATCTATAAAGTTCCCAATATATTTGTCGCCATTTGCCCAAGTAAGGGTGCCCTGTCCATTTCTAAAATCGTTTGAAAAAGAGCCCACATATTTCGTCCCGTCTGGCCAGGTGAAGGTACCCTGTCCTGACATCTTGCCTTCCAACATCGTCCCTTCATATCTTTCTACAGGTTTAGAATCCTTATACCACTGCAAAACCCCTTGGCCTGTGGCATAACCATTGGCGTCCACACTCCCGGACCATTTTGGTGTTTCTTTGTATTCTGGAGATGAATCATAGACCTTTCCATTGTCTGTCTGAACATAGGCGCCTTCTGCAAAGCTAGGTGTTTTGAAAAAAGATAGTATACCAAGAACAAAAATTGCTAAAACACAAAGCCTGAGAAATCTCTTCATTTTCTCCTCCATAAATATTTTTTTATTAACATATCTACTTTATAAAGTATAAAATATAAACAGGAATAACACAATAATCTTTTCGATTTAACTTTTAGAAATTTACTTTAGTTTATAATATAAATAAAAAGATTAATCAAATCATTTTGAACCAGGAGAGTAAAGTGGATAAGCCCTGTATAGATGAAGGTTGTATAAAAGATAGCCACTCAGAATTATCGCCCAGCCTGGAAAACTATCTGAGAACTATATTCGACATAGATCAATCAAAAGGCATTGCCAGAGTGAGAGACCTTGCAAAGCAGCTAAAGGTAAAAACCCCCTCTGTGGTTGCAGCCATCGAATCTCTGAAGAACAAAGACCTGGTAACCCAGGAAAAGTATGGTCACGTAGAACTTACAAATAAAGGTAAAATTCTTGCACAGAATCTCTCAAAAAGGAAGAATACGATAGTAAATTTTCTGGTCAGAATTTTAAGGATTGAAGAGAACTTAGCCCAACAAGATGCCTGTCTGTTAGAACATGATTTTAGCCAAAGCACCTTTAGAAAAATGGAAAGGATGATTTCTTTTATAGAAATGCTTGAAAAAAATCATCCTGATATCTTCGACGAGTTTAAGAAGTTTATTTTTGATTCAGGTGAAAGATATGTAGTACACGAAACCAAGAGCCTGTTTGAGTTACAAGACAATGAAGAGGCCATAGTGGTTCACATAAATCTTGACCAGATTAGCAAGGAAAAACTGGCAATATTGGATCTGAAAAGGGGTTGTAATATAAAAAGGGTGCAATCCTTTAAAGATATAGTAAATTTTCAGATTGAAGATAACTTTATAGCTCTCACATCAAAAGAGTGTAAAAATATTTATTGCAAAACGATATAAAAAAAGCCGCAAGAATTTACAACCTCTTGCGGCCAAAAAGATAAAACTAAGTTTTAGTGAATAAATATTGAGGGCAAAGTACCCAATACAATTACTATTATAGAAAGGCTAAGAACCAACCCTTTCGTAAAATCGCTTGAAACAACTTCTGCCTCTACGGTTGGCTCTTTCATATACATATTCATCACAACCCTTAGATAGTAAAAAGCACTGGTTATGCTCATCAAAAC contains:
- a CDS encoding type II toxin-antitoxin system prevent-host-death family antitoxin; the encoded protein is METIFYSKARSKLAKIMDKVTTDHTPITIVRRKKGNVVLISEENLRSYEETAYLLKSINNATRLHESTQGLLENKGEKHNLME
- a CDS encoding metal-dependent transcriptional regulator, which produces MDKPCIDEGCIKDSHSELSPSLENYLRTIFDIDQSKGIARVRDLAKQLKVKTPSVVAAIESLKNKDLVTQEKYGHVELTNKGKILAQNLSKRKNTIVNFLVRILRIEENLAQQDACLLEHDFSQSTFRKMERMISFIEMLEKNHPDIFDEFKKFIFDSGERYVVHETKSLFELQDNEEAIVVHINLDQISKEKLAILDLKRGCNIKRVQSFKDIVNFQIEDNFIALTSKECKNIYCKTI